One genomic region from Biomphalaria glabrata chromosome 7, xgBioGlab47.1, whole genome shotgun sequence encodes:
- the LOC106069319 gene encoding Bardet-Biedl syndrome 4 protein-like, translated as MADRSVQEPSSDQTEKKVAIPSVPVPNSNARPKKAPELPVFERRNWLIHLHYVRKEFDTCKALIREQLSEAGGMCEYAVYVQGLILRQEGKIQESLDLFQTCTVLNMQNPENLKQVARSLFLLARHKAAIDVYNQAATISEKDWEIFHNLGVCYMYLRDYTKAKDCLKQALSLRRHEVTYVVLGKIYLLERDINAAIDIYRSAVEYSPENPDLLTTLGLLYMQVNQFQKAFENLGNAMAFNPSHTKAIMAAGSMMQNHADYDVAITKYRIAAATIPESPPLWNNIGMCFFGKKKFVAAISCLKRANYLAPFDWKILYNLGLVHLTMQQYASSFHFISAAINLKSDMAQLYMLLAVSLSHLEDPEDAAQSYEHALKLDNKDPSILINYTVFLFNTGDRRKASHYLAQYETTVAILRSTGKDVDQDLAELAAKLGPAIQVGRPLTEPSPATVQPSAPAEDYVYSTVNKQRLYTDTSYSATNTEDSGQRSQQKIKPSLPYEEEPDVMSESSLMQSTQEISPDTELYPTSKLNMYKNEIRESESSHSLSEIHPRKLVSIDQAPLPPTHLPEDDDIPEELESAARRNHRGKLPPLAS; from the exons ATGGCGGACAGATCAGTTCag GAACCATCTTCAGatcagacagaaaaaaaagtggctATACCATCAGTACCTGTCCCTAATAGTAATGCACGACCAAAAAAAG CCCCTGAACTTCCTGTATTTGAAAGAAGAAATTGGTTGATTCATCTTCATTATGTCAGAAAAGAATTTGATACCTGCAAGGCTCTCATTCGCGAGCAGCTCTCAGAAGCTGGAGGCATGTGTGAATATGCTGTCTATGTTCaag GGTTAATTTTGAGACAAGAAGGCAAGATACAAGAATCTCTTGATCTTTTCCAGACTTGTACAGTCCTTAATATGCAAAACCCAGAAAATCTAAAACAGGTTGCACGGTCATT ATTTTTATTGGCAAGACATAAAGCTGCCATTGATGTTTACAATCAAGCTGCTACCATCAGTGAAAAAGACTGG GAAATATTCCATAACTTGGGAGTTTGTTACATGTACTTGAGGGACTATACAAAG GCAAAGGACTGTCTAAAGCAAGCATTGAGTCTTCGTCGCCATGAAGTCACCTATGTGGTGTTGGGTAAAATCTATCTCCTGGAGAGAGATATCAATGCTGCTATAGACATCTACAGGAGTGCTGTGGA GTACTCACCTGAGAACCCAGACCTTCTCACTACTCTAGGACTGCTTTATATGCAA gtCAATCAATTTcaaaaagcttttgaaaatcTCGGTAATGCCATGGCCTTCAATCCTAGTCATACAAAGGCTATAATGGCTGCAGGCAGCATGATGCAAAACCATGCCGACTATGATGTTGCCATCACAAAGTACCGAATAGCTGCAGCCACTATTCCTGAGTCACCTCCCTTGTGGAACAATATTGGAATGTGTTTCTTTGGCAAGAAGAAGTTTGTTGCT GCTATCAGCTGTTTAAAGAGAGCCAATTATTTAGCTCCATTCGACTGGAAGATTTTGTACAACCTTGGCCTGGTTCATCTCACAATGCAGCAGTACGCTTCATCATTCCATTTCATCTCGGCTGCAATAAACTTGAAGTCAGACATGGCTCAACTGTACATGCTCCTGGCTG TTTCACTGAGCCACTTGGAGGACCCAGAAGATGCTGCCCAGTCATATGAGCATGCTCTGAAACTAGACAA TAAAGATCCCTCTATTCTCATCAACTACACTGTATTTCTGTTCAACACTGGGGACAGGCGTAAAGCCAGCCATTACCTGGCTCAGTATGAAACTACAGTGGCAATTTTAAGAAGCACAGGAAAAGATGTTGATCAAGAT TTGGCAGAGTTGGCAGCCAAGTTGGGTCCTGCCATCCAAGTTGGGAGACCCCTCACAGAACCCTCTCCTGCAACAGTACAGCCTTCTGCTCCAGCAGAAGATTATGTGTACAGTACAGTGAATAAACAAAGACTCTACACTGATACTT CTTACAGTGCTACAAATACAGAGGATTCAGGTCAGAGGTCGCAACAGAAAATAAAGCCATCTCTACCCTATGAAGAAGAGCCAGATGTGATGAGTGAGTCATCATTAATGCAGTCCACACAAGAGATTAGTCCAGACACAGAGTTGTACCCAACTTCAAAGTTAAATATGTACA AAAATGAAATAAGGGAATCTGAGTCCAGTCATTCTTTGTCAGAAATACACCCAAGAAAACTGGTAAGCATTGACCAGGCTCCACTGCCACCAACACACCTGCCTGAAGATGATGACATACCAGAAGAATTGGAGAGTGCAGCTAGAAGAAACCACAGAGGCAAACTACCACCACTTGCCAGTTAG